The Desulfobacteraceae bacterium region CGCTCCTCCAGGGCGGAGAGGATCTCCACGCGTTTGATGGAGTCGATGCCCAGATCGGCCTCGATGTCCATCTCCAGGCTGAGCATCTCGGCGGGGTAACCGGTGAGCTCGGAGACCACGGAAAGCAGGTGGGCCTCGAGAGCCTCGACAGGTGCAGACGGCGCCACCGGCTGCGGTACGGCGGGTGGGGCCCCGGGGACCGTCGGGGCGATAGAAATGGGCCGGGGCGCTTCCCCCGGTGGGGCGCCGGCTGGTGTGGGTGCGGCCGCCGCCGGGGGCGGCATTGGGGCGGCCGGCCGCACCTTTCCGGAATCGAGGGTGCTATCGTGATGCCCGGGATTTCCCAGGGCGGCGTCGGTCATGCGCTGGATGCTGTCCAGCATGCGCTGCAGGCAATGGCTGGCCGCGGTCTGGGTGTCCAAAAATTTCTGATGGGCTTCGGCGGTTTGGTGTTGAAGGGCCTCCATCGATTTCAACCCTTCCCGCACGACCTCGAAGGCCTCCGCGGCAAAACCGCGGCGGCCGTGGTTGGTGTGAGTGTCCATGGCGCGATCGTTGTTAGGGTTCGGGGGTGAGGACAAGGCGCCTGGCGCTGCGCCGCAATGTGCCTGGGCTGGTGCCGGGGAAGCCGCCGGCCGGGTGGCAGGGGCCATACCCGCCTCGATTGCGCGCGGCGCGGGGCTGTGGGGCTCGGTCGCGACCCCAGTACGGGGGGTGGCAGTCACCGGGGGCGGCGGAATCGCCGCTTTCGGGGCCGGCTTCAGATTGGCCCCTGAAATGGGAATCGTCATGACGGCCTTGCGGGAGGCCGGCGGCGCCTCTTCCCATGCCGTCAGATCTACCGCAACACCCCAGGCCGCCAGCTGGCTGAGGGTTTTGGCGAGGTCCCCCAGGCCGAAGGCGGTGCCCGCCGAAGGATCCAGGGCCACGGCCTGAAAGGGTTTCTGGGAGAGGGTCGCCTTGACAAGCCCGGTCAGAACCGATTTCGGGCCGACCTCCACGAAGGTCTGAAACCCGTCGCGGTGGAGGGCCTCGATGGCGCCCACAAAGTCCACCGGCTTGACCAGTTGGCCTCCCAGCAGGGCCCGTGCCGCGGCGCTGTCGGCGGGGTAGGGGCGGCCGGTGGTGTTGGCATAGACCGGGACGGTGCTTTCGGCCATTTCAACCTGCGCCAGCGCCTGGGCAAAAGGAACCTGGGCGCTTTGCACCAGCGGGCTGTGAAAAGCGGCCGCGACCGGCAAACGGCGGGTTTGGAGGCCCCGCTTTTGGCAGGCCCGCTCGGCGGCGGCGATGGCGTCCACCGCCCCGGAAATGACCCCTTGCTCGGGGCTGTTGCGGTTGGCCAGGACCAGGGGGAGATCCAGCTCCGCCAGCAAATCGGCGATCTCCGCCAAGGGCGCTTTGACGGCCAACATGGCGCCGCTGGACGTTTGGGATGTATCGCCTTCGGGGCGGGCCGTCGCAGCCATGGCTTTGCCGCGGGCGACCGAAAGGGCCAGAAAGTCGCCGACGGAAAGGCGGCCGGCGGCATGCAGGGCTGTCAGTTCGCCGAAGCTGTGCCCACAGGCCGCCTGCGGGTGGACGCCGAACCGCTCCAAGACCGCCAGCATGGCCAGACTGAGGGCGCCGATGGCCGGCTGGGCCTTGTCGGTCTGGCGCAGGATTTTTTCCTGGGCGGCCTTTTCACGGTCGTTGCGGGCGGGAGAGGGGAATACGATCTCGCTCAGCTTGGGAGAGCCTTCCAAGGCGCGATCGGCCGCTTCGAAGGCCGCCAGCGCTTCGGGGAAAATACAGGCCAGATCCCGCCCCATCCCGACGTACTGGCTTCCCTGGCCCGGAAAGAGAAAGGCCGCTTTTGCGGCCGGCGCACCGCACCCGTAAAAGACGCCGGCCTGCCCCCAAGAGTGGTCGCAACCATTTTGGGCGAGCAGTTCGGCGGCATGCTGCAGGCTACCGGCAAAGGCCGCCGCCGCCTGGGCGCTGGTTGCCGCCGGCGGCCGCTGGATGGTGAGCACCAGGCGGTGGGCATCCCGGGTTGAAAAAGAGCGGCGGCTGTCATCGGCCAGGCGCGCAATTTCCGCGAGCGGGGGCGAAGGCTCCAAGGCGGCGGCGGCTTCCTGCAGCCGCGACCGGAGCCCTTCGGCATCCGCTGCCGAGAAGGCGACGATCTCCACCGAACCATCCCAGGCCACGGCGGTTTTCCGGGGGCTGTGTTCCTCGAGGACCAGGTGAAAATTGCTGCCGCCAAAGCCGAAGGCGCTGACCCCAGCACGGCGGGGATGGCCATCGGCGGCAATCCAGGGCCGGGTTTCGGTGTTGAGGTAAAAGGGGCTTTCCGCAATTCCGAGATCCGGGTCGGGGGTGTCGGCCTTGAGCGTTTTGGGCAGCACCTTGTGGTGCAGGGCCAGGGCCGCTTTGATCAGCCCAGCCGCCCCGGCGGCAGCCTTGGTGTGGCCGATGTTGGATTTGACCGACCCCAGGGCGCAGGGGGTGGGGCGGGGGCCCGACTCACCGAAAACATCGCACAACGCAGTGAATTCCACTCGGTCGCCGACCCGGGTCCCGGTGCCGTGGGCTTCCAACAAGCCCACCGTGGAAGGTTTAAAACCGGCGTCACGGTAAGCCTTGCGTAGGGCTTTGGCCTGGCCTTCCGGTCGGGGGGCATAAATGCTCTGGGACTTGCCGTCGCTGGCGGAGCCGACCCCCCGGATCACCGCCAGGATCGTGTCGCCGTGGGCTTCAGCGTCCGCCAATCGTTTGAGCAAAAGCAGCCCGACGCCCTCGCCGAGCACCGTGCCGTCGGCCGCCGCGGCAAACGGGCGGGCATCGCCGGTCTTGGAAAGGGTTTGGGTTCGGGCGAAGCACATGTGCATGAAGATGTCGTTCAGGGTGTCGATCCCGCCGCTGATGGCCATGTCGCAGCGCCGGGCCTGGAGTTCCATGACGGCCAGGTGGACGGCGCTCATGGAGCTCGCACAGGCGGCGTCCACCACGCAGTTGGTGCCCCCCAGGTTGAGGCGGTTGCAGATGCGGCCGGCAACCACATTGCCGAGCAGCCCGGGAAAGGAATTCTCCTGCCAGGGGATGTAGGCCTCCGCCATGCGCTCCAGGGCGGCCCGGACCGTTTCAGGGGGCAGCCCGGCGCTTTCCAGAGCCTTGCGCCAGGCCGGGTAGCCCAGCCGGGCGCCCAGGGGGATCACCAGTTCCTGGGTGCCCGTAACGCCCAAGATGACGCTGGTGCGATCCCGGTCGAATTCGCGCCCCTCTCCGTAGCCGGCGGCCTCCAGCAGGCGCTTGGCCGCCAGAAGGCCCAAAAGTTGGGAGGTGTCGGTGGCCTGCAAGGCGGCGGGCGGAATGCCGAATTCGGCCGGGTCGAAGGCGACGGGCTCCAGGAAGCCGCCACGCTTGCAGTAGACGTGGTCCGCTTTTTGGGGGTCCGGGTCGTAATAATCCCCGGGGGACCAGTGGGAAGCGGGAATTTCCGAAATGGCATCCACCCCTTGGAAAAGCAGGTGCCAGTAATCTCTGAGCCCCGGCGCTTTGGGGAAAAATCCTGCGGCGGCGATGATGGCAATGGCCGTTTGGTTTGGCTTTTCAAAAGTCATGGCGGCATCAAGAATCATTTTTCATGCGGCCGAGGCGGCGCATCCGCATGGGGTTGCAGGAAGAGAAACCTTCCTGGAGCCGAGGGCTGACAAAAAATTCACGCCCCACGGGCAGGGTTTTCACAGGGCATTTCCCCCGCTGCAACGGGCGGCGATTTCATCCAGCGGCAGCGGCGGGCAATGGGCCATCTCGGCGGGCAGACCCGCCCCCTGGCTTTGCAGCCAGTTGTAGCGCGTCAGCACGCAGGCGTTGAACAGCAGGTTGTGCGCGATGGTGACGACTTTGCGGTTTTCGGGCCGTTCCAGGAAGCTGCCTTTGACCCATTCGTTGAAGGCCCCCATCGCCGGCCCGCACCAGATCTGGTAGTCCAGAACGCGCGTGGGGTCTCCCTGGTTGGCCCAGTTGGAGGACTGGCCAAGGTAGGAGCGGAACACCAGAGCCATTTTATGACGCGCGTCACGATCAGCCCTTTGGTTTTGACGCGGGTCGCGCTGGTCGAAAAAGGCCCGGGTTTGTTCCCATTCCGCTTCAAAGCTGCAACGGAAATATTCCTTTTCCAGCAGCGCTTTTTCCTTGGGCGGGATCTGGTCGTAAGTTTCGTAGGCACGGTAGAGATCATAGAGCTTGGCGGCCCGCAGGGGAAACATGGTGCCCCGTTTGAGCACCTGAACCTTGACCCCCATCTCGAACATGTCCGCCGCGGGTGCCATTGTGACATCCGCCTGGCGGGCCTCTGCCAGCATCCGGCGGACCGTGTCCGAAGTTCCCGAT contains the following coding sequences:
- a CDS encoding acyltransferase domain-containing protein produces the protein MILDAAMTFEKPNQTAIAIIAAAGFFPKAPGLRDYWHLLFQGVDAISEIPASHWSPGDYYDPDPQKADHVYCKRGGFLEPVAFDPAEFGIPPAALQATDTSQLLGLLAAKRLLEAAGYGEGREFDRDRTSVILGVTGTQELVIPLGARLGYPAWRKALESAGLPPETVRAALERMAEAYIPWQENSFPGLLGNVVAGRICNRLNLGGTNCVVDAACASSMSAVHLAVMELQARRCDMAISGGIDTLNDIFMHMCFARTQTLSKTGDARPFAAAADGTVLGEGVGLLLLKRLADAEAHGDTILAVIRGVGSASDGKSQSIYAPRPEGQAKALRKAYRDAGFKPSTVGLLEAHGTGTRVGDRVEFTALCDVFGESGPRPTPCALGSVKSNIGHTKAAAGAAGLIKAALALHHKVLPKTLKADTPDPDLGIAESPFYLNTETRPWIAADGHPRRAGVSAFGFGGSNFHLVLEEHSPRKTAVAWDGSVEIVAFSAADAEGLRSRLQEAAAALEPSPPLAEIARLADDSRRSFSTRDAHRLVLTIQRPPAATSAQAAAAFAGSLQHAAELLAQNGCDHSWGQAGVFYGCGAPAAKAAFLFPGQGSQYVGMGRDLACIFPEALAAFEAADRALEGSPKLSEIVFPSPARNDREKAAQEKILRQTDKAQPAIGALSLAMLAVLERFGVHPQAACGHSFGELTALHAAGRLSVGDFLALSVARGKAMAATARPEGDTSQTSSGAMLAVKAPLAEIADLLAELDLPLVLANRNSPEQGVISGAVDAIAAAERACQKRGLQTRRLPVAAAFHSPLVQSAQVPFAQALAQVEMAESTVPVYANTTGRPYPADSAAARALLGGQLVKPVDFVGAIEALHRDGFQTFVEVGPKSVLTGLVKATLSQKPFQAVALDPSAGTAFGLGDLAKTLSQLAAWGVAVDLTAWEEAPPASRKAVMTIPISGANLKPAPKAAIPPPPVTATPRTGVATEPHSPAPRAIEAGMAPATRPAASPAPAQAHCGAAPGALSSPPNPNNDRAMDTHTNHGRRGFAAEAFEVVREGLKSMEALQHQTAEAHQKFLDTQTAASHCLQRMLDSIQRMTDAALGNPGHHDSTLDSGKVRPAAPMPPPAAAAPTPAGAPPGEAPRPISIAPTVPGAPPAVPQPVAPSAPVEALEAHLLSVVSELTGYPAEMLSLEMDIEADLGIDSIKRVEILSALEER